A region of the Microbacterium sp. SL75 genome:
CCCCGCCGCACCGTCGTCGGTCTGACGGCTCTCACCGCCGTCGTCGCCCTCTGGTCGTCGTTCGCCCTGTCGACGCGCGCGCTCGAGGGCGCCGGACTCACGATGGTCGATGCCGCGATCGTTCGCTTCGCCGTTCCCGCGGTCGTCCTGAGTCCGTGGATCCCTCGCGCATTCCGCGCTCTCCGCGCCGAGCGCCCCACTGTGCTCGCTCTCGTGCTCCTGGCCGGCCTGCCGCACTTCTTGCTGTTCGCCTGGGGCGCCCACCTCACCTCTGCGGCGCTCACCGGACTGCTCGTACCGGGAACCGTCCCCCTGTTCGTCGCGGTGCTGCTCTTCCTGTGCGTGCGCCGCAGGGTGTCGCCGCGCCGCCTGCTCGCCCTCACCGCGATCGTCGCGGGAGTGGTGGCCAGCGCGCTGTTCACCGGCGGACCGGCGGGGCCCGCCGGTATCGCCGTGCTTCTGGCTGCCGGCCTCGTGTGGGCCGCCTATACCCTCGGCGTCGCCCGCACCCGGCTCGATCCGATCACGGTGATCGTGGTCGTGTCGGTGACGTCCGTGGCATCCGCCCTGCTCCTGGCGACAACGGGCGTGTTGCCCTCCACCCTCCTCGCCGGCACAGCCGACCTGAGCACCGTGGGCACCTACGCCCTCGTGCAGGGGGTCGGCACGGGTCTGCTCTCGACCGCCTGCTACGTCGTGGCGGTCAAGAACCTCGGCAGCAGCCTTCCCGCCGCCGCCGGAGCCCTCAGCCCGGTCCTCACCGCCGTCGTGGCCGTGCCGCTCCTCGGAGAGCCCCTCGGCCCGGGCCTCGGCTTCGCCCTGGCACTGATCACGACGGGCGTCGCGGTCTTCGCGCTGTCCCCCGCGTCCGCGAGCGCTCCCGACGCCGGCTCCTGACGGCATCCGTTCCGCCCTCCGCTCCGAACAGGTAGGAAGGCTCTTCGCGAACACGCGCCGAGCGGAGACGAGGGATGCCATGACGACCGACACCGCGGCCCGGGAAGACA
Encoded here:
- a CDS encoding DMT family transporter; this encodes MTTFTLPLPRALPRRTVVGLTALTAVVALWSSFALSTRALEGAGLTMVDAAIVRFAVPAVVLSPWIPRAFRALRAERPTVLALVLLAGLPHFLLFAWGAHLTSAALTGLLVPGTVPLFVAVLLFLCVRRRVSPRRLLALTAIVAGVVASALFTGGPAGPAGIAVLLAAGLVWAAYTLGVARTRLDPITVIVVVSVTSVASALLLATTGVLPSTLLAGTADLSTVGTYALVQGVGTGLLSTACYVVAVKNLGSSLPAAAGALSPVLTAVVAVPLLGEPLGPGLGFALALITTGVAVFALSPASASAPDAGS